One window of the Perca flavescens isolate YP-PL-M2 chromosome 16, PFLA_1.0, whole genome shotgun sequence genome contains the following:
- the nup155 gene encoding nuclear pore complex protein Nup155: protein MPSSAGPNILAEALENSSRLIDRHLQDDRCFPDLSELLSVPSHNMPSLSGVSDMDYPLQGPGLLSVPNLPELSAVRRIPLPPELVEQFSHMQCNCMMGVFPEISRAWLTIDNDIFMWNYEDGGDVAYFDGLIETILAVGLVKPKQGILQPHIHYLLVLATSVDVVILGLSFPKSQAGLNDSMSGGMQLLPDPLFSIPTDNTYILSITSTDLGRIFMAGKDGCLYEIAYQAEAGWLSQRCRKINHSKSSLSFLVPSMLQFSFSEDDPIVQIAIDNSRNTLFTRSEKGVLQVYDLGADGHGMSRVATMSQNSIVAAAGNIARTIDRSVFKPIVQISVIDRSESSDCHLLAVTHAGVRLYFSTTPFTLPHQRHMAVRPSLLALVHVRLPPGFSASSTLQKPAKVHKALHSKGVLLMAASETEDSDILWCLNHDSFPFKKPLMETQMMSNVDGHSWALCAINEERPSKIFTPLNKEQIPITESPVVVQQHNIPPQKFVLLSAKGSHIFQKLRPVDQLRHLLVSCAGGESEEVERFFKLHREEQACATALILACSSAACDREVSQWATRAFFRYGGEAQMRFPAAMTSPSTVGPVMSSPAPGIVPPALATPFTPMHSGSAPITPMSAGPEVIFSGKHNGICVYFARILGNIWDGSLAVEKTISKGNQTVNILESSVGSIDLESVLMELCGLREFLDKNSQFSPSALGAASFSSPANLQQRLLGFMRPEGANSQQVQQELQRKYHTKAQVYEKVSLQGIQQLVHRSYQTLALLKLLCDHQFSLIMSELPKEFQEQMKGASFKDVVIRGKELSGALITALINVYIKDNASVEAISNHLRDICPLLYSSDDSVCSKANELLQGSKQIQNKADKERTLRESLRLYQQISQHTDLPLVCSQYRQVRFYEGVLELCLTAADKKDPQRLGPHFYKNGEPEEDGVGQQAFQERLSCYKCITDTMQELVNQSKAAPQSPSVPKQPGPPVMTSDPNMLSNEEATAHFEQILGLAQRSQDELFHIALYNWLIQADLTDKLLEVNSPYLEEHLMHMIKQDQSKVHNMDLLWRYYEKNRNFGKAAHVLARLADMHSTEISLKQRLEYIARAILSAKSSSCISAQASDGEFLHELEEKMELVRIQVQIQDTLIRQYSHHPSVKNVISQLDSELMDITKLYGEFADHFKLSECKLAIIHCAGHSDPILVQSLWQEIMEKELGDTVAMSPADRMRSLSLKLVSLGRIYAGTPRYFPLEFLVKFLEQEVCRLNWDVGFVTCTMQEIGVQLPRLLEVYDQLFKTRDPCWQRLKKPLHLVECIHVLLSGYVDDPSRVPTYDRRRFTNVCLDDICGYLVELQSLSPNSALQQTIGNFKSLQAKLENLH, encoded by the exons ATGCCGTCCAGCGCTGGACCCAATATCCTCGCCGAAGCGCTGGAAAACTCTTCCCGGCTGATTGACAGGCATCTTCAAGATGACCGCTGCTTTCCTGACCTGTCGGAGCTGCTCAGCGTCCCATCTCACA aTATGCCGTCCCTCTCTGGAGTGTCGGACATGGACTACCCCCTCCAGGGACCAGGTTTACTTAGTGTGCCAAATCTCCCGGAGCTCAGTGCAGTCCGCCGAATCCCTCTGCCACCTGAGCTGGTGGAGCAGTTCAGCC ATATGCAATGTAATTGCATGATGGGAGTTTTTCCAGAGATCTCTCGAGCATGGCTTACTATTGACAATGACATATTTATGTGGAATTATGAAGATGG AGGTGATGTGGCATATTTTGATGGCCTTATTGAAACCATTCTGGCAGTGGGCcttgtaaaaccaaaacaag GAATATTACAGCCACACATTCACTACCTCTTAGTATTGGCCACTTCTGTGGATGTAGTAATCCTCGGGCTGAGCTTCCCCAAGAGCCAGGCTG GGTTGAATGACAGCATGTCTGGTGGGATGCAGCTGCTACCAGACCCCCTCTTCTCAATCCCCACAGACAACACCTACATTCTATCCATCACCTCCACAGACCTGGGACGCATCTTCATGGCAGGAAAGGACGGCTGCCTCTATGAGATAGCTTACCAGGCTGAGGCTGGATGGCTGAGCCAGCGCTGCAGAAAAATCAACCACTCTAAAAGCTCTCTGTCCTTCCTTGTCCCCTCCATGCTCCAGTTCTCCTTCTCTGAAGACG ACCCCATTGTGCAGATTGCTATTGACAACTCCCGCAACACACTATTCACACGCTCTGAGAAAGGTGTCCTGCAG GTGTACGATTTGGGGGCTGATGGGCATGGTATGAGTCGGGTGGCAACCATGTCACAGAACTCCATTGTTGCGGCTGCTGGAAACATAGCCAG GACAATTGATCGTTCTGTCTTCAAACCTATTGTCCAGATCTCTGTGATTGATAGATCAGAGTCCTCAGATTGTCACTTGCTCGCCGTCACTCATGCAG GTGTGCGTCTCTACTTCAGCACCACACCTTTTACCCTTCCACACCAGAGACATATGGCAGTTCGACCTAGCCTGCTAGCTTTGGTCCATGTACGTCTGCCACCAGGGTTTTCTGCATCCTCTACCCTGCAGAAACCTGCAAAGGTCCATAAGGCACTACACAGCAAAG GTGTTCTGTTAATGGCTGCTTCTGAGACAGAGGACAGTGACATTCTGTGGTGCCTCAACCATGACTCCTTTCCCTTCAAGAAGCCCTTGATGGAGACTCAG ATGATGTCTAATGTAGATGGACACTCTTGGGCTCTTTGTGCTATTAATGAGGAGAGACCATCCAAGATATTTACTCCTCTGAACAAGGAACAGATCCCCATCACTGAATCACCTGTGGTTGTCCAGCAGCACAATATCCCTCCGCAGAAGTTTGTCCTTCTCTCTGCAAAG GGCAGTCATATCTTCCAAAAACTGCGCCCGGTAGACCAGCTCCGTCACCTGCTGGTCAGCTGCGCAGGAGGGGAAAGTGAAGAGGTTGAGCGTTTCTTCAAGCTACACAGG GAGGAGCAGGCTTGTGCCACAGCACTGATCCTGGCATGTTCCAGCGCTGCTTGTGACAGAGAGGTTTCACAGTGGGCGACCAGAGCCTTCTTCAG ATATGGAGGAGAAGCACAGATGAGATTCCCTGCAGCCATGACATCTCCCAGTACTGTTGGACCCGTGATGAGCTCTCCAGCACCAG GCATCGTGCCCCCAGCTTTGGCCACACCTTTCACACCAATGCATTCTGGGTCTGCCCCCATCACACCCATGTCAGCTGGCCCAGAGGTGATTTTCTCAGGGAAACACAATGGCATCTGTGTCTACTTTGCTCGCATTCTTGG GAATATTTGGGATGGGAGTCTTGCTGTTGAGAAAACCATCAGTAAAGGAAATCAAACTGTCAACATA TTGGAAAGCAGCGTTGGTTCGATTGATCTGGAGTCAGTACTTATGGAGCTCTGCGGTCTGCGGGAGTTTCTTGATAAAAACTCTCAATTCAGTCCATCTGCTCTTGGTGCTGCAAG TTTCAGCTCCCCTGCCAACCTGCAGCAAAGGCTGCTGGGATTTATGCGTCCTGAAGGAGCCAACTCTCAGCAGGTCCAGCAGGAACTCCAGAGGAAATATCACA CCAAGGCTCAGGTCTATGAGAAAGTATCGCTGCAGGGCATCCAGCAGTTAGTGCATCGCTCCTATCAGACCCTGGCCCTTTTGAAGCTTCTCTGTGATCATCAGTTCAGCCTCATTATGTCTGAGCTGCCAAAG GAGTTTCAAGAGCAGATGAAGGGAGCAAGTTTTAAGGATGTAGTGATTCGGGGCAAGGAGCTGTCTGGAGCGCTCATCACAGCACTCATTAATGTCTACATCAAAGATAATGCCTCTGTGGAGGCCATCAGCAATCACCTCCGGGACATCTGTCCCCTGCTGTATAGCAGCGATGACAGCGTTTGCTCCAAG GCTAATGAGTTGCTGCAGGGCTCTAAGCAGATTCAGAATAAAGCAGATAAAGAGCGAACACTGAGGGAGTCTCTACGGCTCTATCAGCAGATCAGTCAACACACAGATCTGCCGCTGGTCTGCTCCCAGTACAGACAAG TGCGTTTCTACGAGGGAGTCCTTGAGTTGTGCCTCACAGCAGCGGACAAGAAGGATCCACAGAGACTGGGGCCCCACTTCTACAAGAACGGAGAGCCCGAGGAAGACGGAGTGGGACAGCAGGCCTTCCAGGAAAG ACTTTCGTGTTATAAGTGCATCACAGACACCATGCAGGAGCTGGTGAACCAGAGCAAAGCCGCTCCTCAGTCTCCCAGCGTCCCTAAGCAGCCTGGGCCTCCTGTAATGACCTCTGACCCTAACATGCTCAGTAACGAAGAAGCTACAGCTCAT TTTGAACAGATCCTTGGGCTGGCCCAGAGGTCTCAGGATGAGCTGTTTCACATTGCTCTGTACAACTGGCTGATTCAGGCCGACCTGACTGACAAGCTGCTAGAG GTGAATTCTCCGTACCTGGAAGAACATCTGATGCATATGATAAAGCAGGATCAGAGTAAGGTGCACAACATGGACCTGTTGTGGCGCTACTATGAGAAGAACCGTAACTTTGGCAAGGCAGCTCATGTACTGGCCCGTCTCGCAGACATGCACAG cactgagatctcATTGAAGCAGCGTTTGGAGTACATTGCCCGAGCCATCCTGTCGGCTAAGAGTTCCTCCTGTATCTCAGCTCAGGCATCTGATGGAGAGTTCCTTCACGAGCTGGAAGAAAAGATGGAG CTGGTGCGTATTCAAGTACAGATCCAGGATACCCTGATCAGACAGTACTCCCATCATCCCTCAGTGAAAAATGTCATCTCTCAGTTGGACTCGGAGCTTATGGACATCACCAAG CTCTATGGGGAGTTTGCTGACCATTTCAAGTTGTCTGAGTGCAAGCTGGCCATCATTCACTGTGCAGGCCACTCTGACCCAATCCTGGTGCAATCCCTGTGGCAGGAGATCATGGAGAAAG AACTTGGAGACACCGTGGCTATGAGTCCAGCAGACAGGATGAGGTCTCTCAGTTTGAAACTGGTATCACTGGGAAGGATTTACGCCGGAACACCGAGATATTTCCCTCTGG AGTTCCTAGTAAAGTTTCTAGAGCAGGAGGTGTGTCGACTGAACTGGGACGTGGGCTTCGTCACCTGCACCATGCAGGAGATTGGTGTACAGTTACCGCGTCTTCTGGAGGTCTATGACCAACTCTTCAAAACTCGG GATCCCTGTTGGCAGCGGCTGAAGAAACCTCTCCACCTGGTGGAGTGTATCCACGTGCTCCTGTCAGGATACGTGGATGATCCCAGCAGAGTGCCAACCTATGACAG ACGCAGATTCACTAATGTGTGTCTCGACGACATCTGTGGATACCTCGTGGAGCTGCAGTCTCTGAGCCCAAACTCAGCCCTTCAACAAACCATCGGCAACTTCAAGTCACTGCAGGCGAAGCTGGAGAATCTCCACTGA
- the ora5 gene encoding rhodopsin produces MDADLLIKFIIRALMFLGGILGNSWLAICSLHGQKSGIRTNEVLFINLAVSNLITNYLVDLPDTMAYLAGRWFLGETFCFVFRFCSDLSETSSIYTTLFICTFWHQKLVGSLKRGGAPAQLDSLCLVGCLLAGSWTLAVVFSIPHFFFVAAESTNESYEQCKDIFPNGIDSKTYDIFYLTLANAIPVAGIVFTSVQIVITLLQNLRRIHGHTSDPTKEKVKDERKSIENRNVSTVSCPGTSKNPKDSASLTHIYTDVPASSCPNGGLSGHSSPLNRVTKTESRVGPPPNLPRPSQTPAKPSPSSTTQVRAAKSVLAVASVFLVCWLTHLAVRITNTVHTSSIAMEVASYTGAAYTCIIPYIFLFGMKRMSCSWKR; encoded by the coding sequence ATGGATGCAGATCTATTAATTAAATTCATCATCAGAGCACTCATGTTTCTAGGAGGGATCCTGGGAAACAGCTGGCTGGCTATATGCTCCCTGCATGGGCAGAAATCTGGCATCCGCACCAATGAGGTCCTTTTCATCAACCTGGCTGTCTCCAACCTCATCACTAACTACCTGGTGGACCTTCCCGACACCATGGCATATTTAGCTGGACGTTGGTTCCTAGGGGAAACCTTTTGTTTCGTGTTTCGTTTTTGCTCCGACCTCTCTGAAACCAGCAGCATCTACACAACCCTCTTCATCTGTACTTTCTGGCACCAGAAGCTCGTCGGCTCCCTGAAGCGTGGAGGCGCACCGGCGCAGCTGGATAGCCTGTGCTTGGTGGGCTGTCTGCTGGCTGGGAGCTGGACATTGGCTGTGGTCTTCAGCATCCCACACTTTTTCTTTGTCGCAGCGGAGTCCACAAATGAGAGCTATGAACAGTGTAAAGATATCTTCCCTAATGGGATTGACAGCAAAACCTATGACATATTTTATCTAACCTTGGCTAATGCTATCCCTGTTGCTGGAATTGTTTTTACCAGTGTCCAGATTGTCATCACTCTGCTCCAAAACCTGCGACGTATACATGGTCATACCTCTGACCCTACCAAGGAGAAGGTTAAGGATGAAAGAAAGAGTATTGAAAACAGAAATGTCAGCACTGTTTCTTGTCCAGGCACCTCAAAAAATCCCAAAGATTCTGCATCCCTAACCCACATTTATACAGATGTGCCTGCTTCTTCCTGTCCCAATGGAGGGCTGTCAGGTCACAGCTCTCCCCTCAACAGGGTAACAAAAACTGAGAGCAGAGTTGGACCTCCACCAAATCTTCCAAGGCCCAGCCAAACACCAGCTAAGCCTAGTCCGAGCTCGACCACTCAGGTGAGGGCAGCCAAGAGTGTGCTGGCTGTAGCCAGCGTGTTCTTGGTCTGCTGGCTGACTCATCTGGCTGTGCGCATCACCAACACTGTTCACACCTCGTCAATCGCAATGGAGGTGGCCAGCTATACTGGAGCCGCCTACACCTGCATCATCCCCTACATATTCCTGTTCGGAATGAAAAGGATGTCTTGCTCATGGAAAAGATAG